One Dysgonomonadaceae bacterium PH5-43 DNA segment encodes these proteins:
- a CDS encoding lysyl endopeptidase (product_source=KO:K01337; cath_funfam=2.40.10.10; ko=KO:K01337; pfam=PF13365; superfamily=50494,51110; tigrfam=TIGR04183; transmembrane_helix_parts=Inside_1_4,TMhelix_5_24,Outside_25_758), with protein sequence MNRYLALIICVFLWSGVTFGQVSYGGKPLMAKNNSILRSDIEALSFLEMPSFDLDSVFASDGIGRDEIRTGFPFAYKFHTNIKRGVDGTETILQGGTKVWRVGIKSEGAHSINLLFTEFEIPEGGKLFVYNADGSYIIGSFDHRNNSEQKTLPLRPVAGDAIIVEYSEPEDVEFEGRLTIGEVNHDYRDILNSEYLRKEPDADHASNYLCMPDALCEDVDETLIRATVLIMINGNIACSGVLLNNTNNDEKPYLLTAVHCFHSTNPPVFPKEYEFYVGRAETVITFFNYNRQECGSKMKATEQLSTAMAYPRVILENKDIALLELQEKPPLYTNHYYAGWNIDQTLNSYPYINLHHPSAAVTKYGLYNKTLNMGSYPGSFFDNYSHWIVSGWDVGSTYGGSSGSPLFNSDNLVVGGLTGGSSNCTNTSPNGNSDYFFALKAGWETEDETNQLKTYLDPLDLGATHLSGLDPNKEKPLHRISNVALNTSDTLSVAIYEDDINEGFVFGNSSLPIYEFAEAFEIDTTSILQGVFVFVPKMPYSYFSEVKINVYSGDEYPEDIIASQILNPQYLNYSNVDSIFYYASVKTSSVATEHFVQFDDVVYLNKKFFIGYEVANSTNSKFVVYNTTSLEDKINTAWIKDEKGNWITANEYNLYPIKTSLAINALIQHNDNPVDIIDIVDNKTKNNITYNKQNNTLSFPRTTTEGKLEIYSINGQLVYKQILNTGQESALLKSNLERAVYIVRIITNNEVYSEKILY encoded by the coding sequence ATGAATCGTTATTTAGCACTCATTATATGTGTTTTTTTGTGGAGTGGAGTTACATTCGGACAAGTTAGTTACGGAGGGAAACCATTAATGGCAAAAAACAATTCTATTTTAAGGAGTGACATAGAAGCTTTAAGCTTTTTAGAGATGCCAAGTTTCGACTTAGATTCTGTTTTCGCTTCCGATGGCATAGGTAGAGATGAAATAAGAACGGGATTCCCATTCGCTTATAAATTCCATACAAATATAAAACGAGGAGTTGATGGCACAGAAACAATCCTTCAAGGAGGAACTAAAGTTTGGAGAGTTGGAATAAAATCAGAAGGAGCTCATTCTATAAACTTATTGTTTACGGAGTTTGAAATACCCGAAGGCGGAAAGTTATTTGTATATAATGCCGATGGTTCTTATATAATAGGAAGTTTCGACCACAGAAACAACTCCGAACAAAAAACTCTTCCACTAAGACCAGTTGCGGGAGATGCTATAATAGTAGAATATTCAGAACCTGAAGATGTTGAATTTGAAGGAAGACTTACAATAGGCGAAGTTAATCACGACTACAGAGATATTCTTAATTCGGAGTATTTAAGAAAAGAACCCGATGCCGACCACGCATCTAATTATTTATGTATGCCTGATGCTCTTTGCGAAGACGTTGACGAAACCCTTATACGAGCAACTGTTTTAATTATGATAAATGGCAACATTGCTTGTTCGGGAGTTTTATTAAACAACACAAACAACGATGAAAAGCCTTATTTATTAACTGCGGTTCATTGTTTTCACTCTACAAACCCACCTGTATTCCCTAAAGAATACGAGTTTTATGTGGGAAGAGCCGAAACTGTTATTACTTTTTTCAACTACAATCGCCAAGAATGTGGAAGTAAAATGAAAGCGACCGAACAATTATCTACAGCTATGGCTTATCCTCGTGTTATTTTGGAAAATAAAGATATAGCATTGTTAGAACTTCAGGAAAAACCACCCTTATATACTAATCATTATTATGCAGGTTGGAATATAGATCAGACACTAAATTCCTATCCTTACATAAACCTACACCACCCTTCGGCTGCTGTCACTAAATATGGGTTATATAATAAAACCTTAAATATGGGAAGCTATCCCGGTAGTTTTTTTGATAATTATTCGCATTGGATAGTTTCTGGTTGGGACGTAGGTTCTACTTATGGAGGCTCGTCTGGGTCGCCCCTTTTTAATTCCGACAATTTAGTAGTCGGAGGTTTAACTGGCGGTAGTTCTAATTGCACCAATACTTCACCCAACGGCAACAGCGACTACTTCTTCGCATTAAAAGCCGGCTGGGAAACCGAAGACGAAACAAATCAACTTAAAACTTATTTAGACCCTTTAGATTTAGGAGCCACTCATTTAAGCGGCTTAGACCCCAACAAAGAAAAACCTTTACACAGAATAAGCAACGTTGCTCTTAATACCTCAGACACTCTTTCCGTTGCAATTTACGAAGATGATATAAACGAAGGATTTGTATTTGGAAATAGCAGTTTACCTATATATGAGTTTGCCGAAGCATTTGAAATAGACACCACTTCGATATTGCAAGGTGTATTTGTTTTTGTTCCCAAGATGCCTTACTCTTACTTTTCGGAAGTAAAAATAAACGTATACTCTGGAGATGAATATCCCGAAGATATTATAGCTTCACAAATACTAAATCCTCAATATTTGAATTATTCTAATGTTGATAGTATTTTCTATTATGCTTCAGTTAAAACATCTTCCGTTGCCACCGAACATTTTGTTCAGTTTGACGATGTTGTGTATCTAAATAAGAAATTCTTTATCGGATACGAAGTAGCAAACTCGACCAACAGCAAGTTTGTAGTTTACAACACTACATCTCTCGAAGACAAAATTAATACTGCTTGGATTAAAGATGAAAAAGGGAACTGGATTACCGCCAACGAATATAATCTTTATCCAATAAAAACATCTTTGGCTATAAATGCCTTGATACAACACAACGACAACCCTGTAGATATAATTGACATTGTAGACAATAAGACTAAAAACAATATTACTTACAACAAACAAAATAATACTCTATCATTCCCTCGCACAACTACTGAAGGAAAATTAGAGATATACTCTATTAACGGACAATTAGTTTACAAACAAATATTAAATACTGGTCAAGAATCCGCATTGTTAAAATCTAATTTGGAAAGAGCAGTTTATATAGTTCGCATAATTACCAACAACGAAGTTTATTCGGAGAAAATTTTGTATTAA